One genomic segment of Bradyrhizobium prioriisuperbiae includes these proteins:
- a CDS encoding sugar ABC transporter permease, translated as MTEVTAPTVFADRVAAATPSTIGRSVRGLSDRVIAWLFIGPTILLLLAINIFPLIWTIYLSFTNYRANRPNAEVKFVGLDWYQRILGDADVWAAMQTTAHFVIWTISIEMVLGFGLAWLIDKKFRGHALWTTVILIPMMLSPAVVGNFWTFLYQPQSGLFNYAISFVTGIEPSSFQMLGSVRLSPWAIIIVDVWMWTPYVMLICLAGLRSIPDYIYEAAEVDRASPWRQVWSITLPMALPFIMLAVLFRGIENFKMFDMVNLLTGGGPGSITEVASITLKRQAFESWRTGYSSAFAIILFVTVFGLANIYVKALNRVKQR; from the coding sequence ATGACCGAAGTCACCGCTCCAACCGTGTTTGCCGATCGGGTCGCCGCGGCCACGCCGTCCACCATTGGGCGGTCGGTCCGCGGCCTCTCCGACCGGGTGATCGCGTGGCTGTTTATCGGGCCGACCATTCTGCTGCTGCTGGCCATCAACATCTTTCCGCTGATCTGGACGATCTATCTCTCGTTTACGAACTATCGCGCCAATCGGCCCAACGCCGAGGTGAAGTTCGTCGGGCTCGACTGGTACCAGCGCATTCTCGGCGATGCCGACGTCTGGGCCGCGATGCAGACCACGGCCCATTTCGTGATCTGGACGATCAGCATCGAGATGGTGCTGGGTTTCGGTCTGGCCTGGCTGATCGACAAGAAGTTTCGCGGACACGCGCTGTGGACCACTGTGATCCTGATTCCGATGATGCTGTCGCCGGCGGTGGTCGGGAATTTCTGGACCTTCCTCTACCAGCCGCAGAGCGGCCTGTTTAATTACGCGATCTCGTTCGTGACCGGGATCGAACCATCGTCGTTCCAGATGCTGGGCAGCGTTCGCCTCAGCCCGTGGGCCATCATCATTGTCGATGTCTGGATGTGGACGCCGTATGTGATGCTGATCTGCCTCGCCGGACTGCGCTCGATCCCCGACTACATCTATGAAGCTGCCGAGGTCGACCGTGCTTCGCCCTGGCGACAGGTCTGGTCGATCACGCTGCCAATGGCGCTGCCTTTCATCATGCTGGCGGTGCTGTTCCGCGGCATCGAGAACTTCAAGATGTTCGACATGGTGAACCTGCTCACCGGCGGCGGCCCCGGCTCGATCACCGAAGTCGCGTCCATCACCCTGAAACGGCAGGCCTTCGAGAGCTGGCGCACCGGCTACTCCTCGGCCTTTGCCATCATCCTGTTCGTCACCGTGTTCGGGCTCGCCAACATCTATGTGAAGGCCCTGAACCGCGTGAAGCAGCGCTGA
- a CDS encoding ABC transporter substrate-binding protein, translating into MRPLLAAAAAITTAFVASAPISAAHAQGKQLTLCWAAWDPANALVELSKDFTKETGIDMKFEFVPWTNYADRFLNELNSHGKLCDLIIGDSQWIGGSAENGHYVKLNDFFAKEGILMDDFMPATVVGYSQWPKNTPNYWALPAMGDAVGWTYRKDWFGRPEIQAAFKQKYNRDLAVPKTYDELKDIAAFFQGRNIDGKTVYGASIYTERGSEGITMGVSNVLYDYGFEYQNPKKPYDMKGFVNSPEAVAGLEFYKSLYKCCTPPGASNSYMSEGLDAFKSGQVALQMNFFAFFPGLYKDPNVGGDKIGFFVNPAAKYQFTQLGGQGISVVAYSDRKNDALRYIKWFAKGDVQKKWWTLGGYSCAKSVLNDPSFPTSAPFAAEFLKSMDMVKDFWAEPSYAQLLQAEQKRVHDYVVADQGTAKEALDKLVADWTQIFKDDGK; encoded by the coding sequence ATGAGACCATTGCTCGCCGCCGCAGCAGCCATCACCACCGCCTTCGTTGCCAGCGCCCCGATCAGCGCTGCCCACGCCCAGGGAAAACAGCTCACGCTGTGCTGGGCCGCGTGGGATCCCGCCAACGCCCTGGTCGAACTCTCCAAGGACTTCACCAAGGAGACCGGGATCGACATGAAATTCGAATTCGTCCCTTGGACGAATTACGCCGACCGTTTTCTCAACGAACTCAACTCCCACGGCAAACTCTGCGACCTGATCATCGGCGACAGCCAGTGGATCGGAGGCTCGGCGGAAAACGGCCATTACGTGAAACTGAACGACTTCTTCGCCAAGGAAGGCATCTTGATGGATGACTTCATGCCGGCGACGGTTGTCGGTTACTCGCAGTGGCCCAAGAACACCCCGAATTATTGGGCGCTGCCGGCCATGGGCGACGCGGTCGGCTGGACCTATCGCAAGGATTGGTTCGGCCGCCCGGAGATCCAGGCCGCCTTCAAGCAGAAGTACAACCGCGATCTCGCCGTTCCCAAGACCTATGACGAGCTGAAGGATATCGCGGCCTTCTTCCAGGGCCGCAACATCGACGGCAAGACGGTGTACGGCGCCTCGATCTATACCGAGCGCGGCTCGGAAGGCATCACCATGGGCGTGTCGAACGTCCTTTATGATTATGGCTTCGAGTATCAGAACCCGAAGAAGCCGTACGACATGAAGGGCTTCGTCAACTCGCCCGAAGCCGTTGCCGGCCTCGAATTCTACAAGTCGCTCTACAAGTGCTGCACACCGCCCGGCGCGTCGAACAGCTATATGAGCGAAGGCCTGGACGCCTTCAAATCCGGCCAGGTCGCGCTGCAGATGAATTTCTTCGCCTTCTTCCCGGGCCTCTACAAGGACCCGAATGTCGGCGGCGACAAGATCGGCTTTTTCGTCAATCCGGCCGCGAAGTATCAGTTCACCCAGCTCGGCGGCCAGGGTATTTCGGTGGTCGCCTATTCGGACCGCAAGAACGATGCGCTTCGCTACATCAAGTGGTTTGCCAAGGGCGATGTGCAGAAGAAGTGGTGGACGCTTGGCGGCTATTCCTGCGCCAAGTCGGTGCTGAACGATCCGAGCTTCCCGACAAGCGCGCCGTTCGCCGCCGAATTCCTGAAGTCGATGGACATGGTCAAGGACTTCTGGGCCGAGCCATCCTATGCCCAGCTGCTGCAGGCCGAACAGAAGCGCGTCCACGATTATGTCGTCGCCGACCAGGGCACGGCCAAGGAGGCGCTCGACAAGCTGGTCGCCGACTGGACGCAGATCTTCAAGGATGACGGCAAGTAA
- a CDS encoding carbohydrate ABC transporter permease, which translates to MSGLTQAHSVVAPSNLSRRIAGALVIVYAVITMIPLVWIVLTSFKTPPDSISYPPKVVFTPSLEGYVNLFTTRTRQSPEVLKQLPEPTTWYDKLVRSRNMVIAGPSNVIPRFVNSIIIAFGSTFLAVVLGTLAAYGFSRFRVPLKEDLLFFILSTRMMPPIAVAIPIYLMYRELGLSDTRLGMILLYTAVNVSLAVWLLKGFIDEIPREYEEAAMIDGYTRLQAFRKAVLPQAATGIAATAIFCLIFAWNEYAFAVLLTSGTAQTMPPFIPFIIGEGGQDWPAVAAATTLFVIPIFVFTILLRKHLLRGITFGAVRK; encoded by the coding sequence ATGAGCGGATTGACCCAGGCCCATTCCGTCGTTGCGCCCTCCAACCTGTCGCGCCGTATCGCCGGTGCACTGGTGATTGTCTACGCTGTGATCACCATGATCCCGCTGGTCTGGATCGTGCTGACCAGCTTCAAGACACCACCGGATTCGATCTCGTACCCGCCGAAGGTCGTGTTCACGCCGTCGCTCGAGGGTTATGTGAACCTGTTCACCACACGCACGCGGCAATCGCCGGAGGTGCTCAAGCAGCTGCCGGAGCCGACCACCTGGTACGACAAGCTGGTGCGCTCGCGGAACATGGTGATCGCAGGGCCGTCCAACGTGATCCCGCGCTTCGTCAACTCGATCATCATCGCCTTCGGCTCGACTTTTCTCGCGGTGGTGCTGGGAACGCTGGCGGCCTACGGCTTTTCGCGATTCCGCGTGCCGCTGAAGGAAGACCTGCTGTTCTTCATCCTGTCGACCCGCATGATGCCGCCGATTGCCGTCGCCATTCCGATTTACCTGATGTATCGCGAGCTCGGCCTTTCCGACACCCGGCTCGGCATGATCCTGCTCTACACCGCGGTGAATGTCTCTCTGGCCGTCTGGCTGCTCAAAGGCTTCATCGACGAAATCCCGCGGGAGTATGAAGAGGCCGCGATGATCGACGGCTACACCCGGCTGCAGGCCTTCCGCAAAGCCGTGCTGCCACAGGCTGCGACCGGCATCGCCGCCACCGCGATCTTCTGCCTGATCTTCGCCTGGAATGAATACGCCTTCGCCGTCCTGCTCACATCCGGCACCGCCCAGACCATGCCGCCCTTCATACCCTTCATTATCGGCGAAGGCGGGCAGGACTGGCCGGCGGTCGCCGCGGCAACAACGCTGTTCGTGATCCCGATCTTCGTCTTCACCATCCTGCTCAGGAAACACTTGCTGCGCGGCATCACTTTCGGAGCAGTGCGCAAATGA
- a CDS encoding helix-turn-helix domain-containing protein: MADQKRARIANKECSMARAMEVVGDRWSILLLREAYYGVKRFDQFEYYVGVAPNILSNRLKKFVDAGIMERVPLPEHAGRYEYVLTDKGRSFFPAYLALKKWGDDWLAEPEGPQVVFRDRESGRPIEYPPLQARNGRPLQLEDVEVVAGCGAVPFNRKRFAAATAEALPDRDVTAESRDAPARNKARPVSRRSAPRKGK; encoded by the coding sequence ATGGCCGACCAAAAGCGCGCGCGAATTGCCAACAAAGAGTGTTCCATGGCGCGGGCCATGGAGGTGGTCGGCGACCGCTGGTCGATCCTGTTGCTGCGCGAGGCCTATTACGGCGTCAAACGGTTCGACCAGTTCGAATATTATGTCGGCGTGGCGCCCAATATTTTGAGCAATCGGCTGAAGAAATTCGTTGATGCCGGCATCATGGAGCGGGTGCCTTTGCCGGAGCATGCGGGCCGCTACGAATATGTGCTGACCGACAAGGGCCGAAGCTTCTTTCCGGCCTATCTGGCGCTGAAGAAATGGGGCGATGACTGGCTGGCGGAGCCCGAGGGCCCGCAGGTGGTTTTCAGGGATCGTGAGAGTGGACGCCCGATCGAGTATCCCCCCCTGCAGGCGCGCAATGGCAGACCTCTGCAGCTTGAGGACGTCGAAGTCGTGGCCGGCTGCGGTGCCGTGCCCTTCAACCGCAAGCGATTTGCGGCGGCGACCGCGGAGGCTCTCCCCGATCGCGATGTGACGGCCGAATCACGGGATGCACCGGCTCGCAACAAAGCCAGGCCTGTGTCGCGCCGTTCTGCGCCGCGCAAAGGCAAGTAA
- a CDS encoding DUF3551 domain-containing protein, protein MKTFFKLAVPALAFSAVAFVAMGNSAAQAAPAMHRGAYCLTYEQDEMDCGFTTYAQCEASASGIGGDCSRDVFDSTTTSFSRPAMRRG, encoded by the coding sequence ATGAAAACGTTCTTCAAGCTGGCCGTGCCGGCACTGGCCTTTTCTGCCGTCGCATTCGTCGCAATGGGCAACTCTGCCGCGCAGGCTGCGCCGGCCATGCATCGGGGCGCCTATTGCCTCACCTATGAGCAGGACGAAATGGATTGCGGGTTCACGACATACGCGCAGTGTGAGGCCAGCGCATCGGGTATCGGTGGCGACTGCTCCCGCGATGTCTTCGACAGCACCACCACCTCGTTCTCCAGGCCTGCCATGCGGCGCGGTTAA
- a CDS encoding ABC transporter ATP-binding protein — protein sequence MAEIRVDNVQKSFGSFTAVKGSTFTIEDGEFFVMLGPSGCGKTTTLRMIAGLELPTSGQILLGGEDVTFNRAAARDIAFVFQMFALYPHMNVRNNIGFPLKCQGMARGEIRQRVEEAAKLLRIDHLLDRAVSGLAGGDRQRVALGRAIVRRPKAFLMDEPLGTLDTEFRDLMVRELRELHNRIDATTVYVTHDQLEAMAMADKIAVMNHGTIEQFGKPQDIYDRPASMFVADFIGSPPMNFLNFHGGLRSGDRAVRLNGAEIAVPEIHTDRAPGPFALGVRPEHIVFDDRSNLRGSVFGSAYLGTTQIIAVDTAHGQIKARLPSDRIVHPGETVGLAFRPERLSLFDTVSGQALPSALYQGAPHG from the coding sequence ATGGCCGAGATCCGGGTCGACAACGTCCAGAAATCCTTCGGCTCCTTCACCGCGGTGAAGGGCTCGACCTTCACCATTGAAGACGGCGAGTTTTTCGTCATGCTGGGGCCGTCCGGCTGCGGCAAGACCACGACCCTGCGCATGATCGCCGGCCTGGAGCTGCCGACATCGGGACAGATCCTGCTCGGCGGCGAGGATGTCACCTTCAACCGCGCGGCGGCGCGCGACATCGCCTTCGTATTCCAGATGTTCGCGCTCTACCCACACATGAATGTCCGCAACAACATCGGCTTTCCGCTGAAATGCCAGGGCATGGCCCGCGGCGAGATCCGGCAGCGGGTCGAGGAAGCGGCCAAGCTGCTGCGGATCGATCATCTGCTGGACCGCGCCGTCTCGGGTCTGGCGGGCGGCGATCGGCAACGGGTGGCGCTGGGGCGCGCCATCGTGCGCCGTCCCAAGGCGTTCCTGATGGATGAACCGCTCGGAACCCTCGATACAGAGTTTCGCGACCTGATGGTCAGGGAATTGCGCGAGCTTCACAATCGCATTGATGCGACCACGGTCTATGTCACCCATGACCAGCTCGAAGCAATGGCGATGGCCGACAAGATCGCCGTGATGAACCACGGCACCATCGAACAGTTCGGCAAGCCGCAGGACATCTACGACCGTCCCGCGAGCATGTTCGTCGCCGATTTCATCGGCTCTCCGCCAATGAACTTTCTCAACTTTCATGGCGGCCTGCGAAGCGGCGACCGCGCAGTACGCCTGAACGGTGCCGAGATCGCGGTTCCGGAGATCCATACGGATCGTGCGCCCGGCCCATTCGCGCTTGGCGTACGTCCCGAGCACATTGTGTTCGACGACCGCTCGAATCTTCGGGGCTCGGTATTCGGATCGGCTTATCTCGGCACCACCCAGATCATCGCAGTCGATACCGCACACGGACAGATCAAGGCCCGGCTGCCGTCGGATCGCATCGTGCATCCCGGCGAGACGGTCGGCCTGGCATTCCGGCCGGAACGGCTGTCGCTGTTCGATACGGTGTCCGGGCAAGCGCTGCCGTCCGCCCTCTACCAGGGAGCGCCCCATGGCTGA
- a CDS encoding DUF3237 domain-containing protein — translation MASDPRVKVVSDIATTHLFDIVVDLNPLLNIGPGPLGQRILFGAAGGTFEGPKLRGEVLAGGGDWALFRPDGGMSLDVRLTLRTHDNALVHMTYGGRWITPPELRAEVADPVKRTQIDPARYYFRTTPLFETGAKSYAWLNDIVCVGTGYPIEGGIAYKVSQVV, via the coding sequence ATGGCATCCGATCCACGCGTAAAGGTCGTCAGCGACATCGCAACGACGCACCTGTTCGACATCGTTGTCGATCTCAATCCACTGCTGAACATCGGCCCAGGCCCGTTGGGTCAGCGGATTCTCTTCGGCGCGGCCGGCGGAACGTTCGAAGGCCCAAAGCTGCGTGGCGAGGTGCTGGCGGGTGGCGGCGACTGGGCGCTGTTCCGCCCCGACGGCGGGATGTCGCTGGATGTCCGGTTGACTTTGCGCACCCACGACAACGCCCTGGTGCACATGACCTATGGCGGCCGCTGGATCACCCCGCCCGAGCTGCGCGCCGAGGTGGCCGATCCCGTCAAGCGGACCCAGATCGATCCCGCGCGGTATTACTTTCGGACCACGCCGCTATTCGAAACCGGGGCGAAGTCCTACGCTTGGCTGAATGACATCGTCTGTGTCGGGACCGGCTACCCGATCGAGGGCGGGATTGCCTACAAGGTCTCGCAGGTTGTTTGA
- a CDS encoding enoyl-CoA hydratase/isomerase family protein, with protein sequence MTRDERGNISVLTMQYRPYNLLGPKLINAIVEQVEQAQKAGSRAIVIRSGLRHFSAGADLDIFEKRVAQGSGDTSSENRRLNGVEFLRFMELLPIPLIASVHGVCLGGGLELALSCDYIVAATSAKIGSVEATLGLHPLLGGIQRQVQRIGAARAKEMSMLARRYDAPTLEKWGLINLTVLEEKLEQATMSIAEEFAQGPTLAHAATKELVHIAVNEGVVAADEAMARVQAPIWASEDLKAGLASFKKQGPGLAKFAGR encoded by the coding sequence GTGACGCGCGACGAGCGCGGCAATATTTCCGTGCTGACCATGCAGTATCGGCCCTACAATCTGCTGGGGCCGAAGCTGATCAACGCCATCGTCGAACAGGTCGAACAGGCGCAGAAGGCCGGCAGCCGGGCGATCGTGATCCGCAGCGGCCTGCGGCACTTCTCCGCGGGAGCCGACCTCGACATCTTCGAGAAACGCGTCGCGCAGGGCAGCGGCGATACATCCAGCGAGAACCGCCGGCTCAACGGCGTCGAATTCCTGCGCTTCATGGAACTGTTGCCGATCCCGTTGATCGCCAGCGTCCACGGCGTCTGTCTCGGCGGCGGCCTCGAACTGGCCCTGTCATGCGATTACATCGTCGCCGCCACGTCCGCCAAGATCGGCTCGGTGGAAGCGACACTGGGCCTGCATCCGCTGCTCGGCGGCATCCAGCGCCAGGTGCAGCGCATCGGCGCCGCGCGCGCCAAGGAGATGTCGATGCTGGCCCGGCGCTACGATGCACCGACACTGGAGAAGTGGGGCCTGATCAACCTGACGGTGCTGGAAGAAAAGCTCGAACAGGCGACCATGTCGATTGCGGAAGAGTTTGCGCAGGGGCCGACGCTGGCGCATGCGGCGACCAAGGAGCTGGTGCACATCGCGGTCAATGAGGGCGTGGTTGCGGCCGACGAAGCCATGGCGCGGGTGCAGGCGCCGATCTGGGCGTCGGAAGATCTCAAAGCGGGTCTGGCCTCGTTCAAGAAGCAGGGCCCAGGCCTCGCCAAGTTTGCGGGGCGCTGA
- a CDS encoding xanthine dehydrogenase family protein subunit M → MIPASFDYVRATSLDQVIGLLQGDPDGIKLVAGGHSLIPTLKLRLASPALLVDIRGLDDLRCITIGEQIRIGALTTHAELLASTPLREVLPIFHQAGSLIADPQVRNRGTIGGSLANADPAADWPAVVIALNAEIELAGPQGRRRVAARDFFVDIMTTALALDEILVAVHITRPRPDTQFRYRKIRHPASGYAVVGVAFALGLTDNTVSDAAIGITGATGHAFAAEAAAKAVIGQPLTAETIEAAAKLAGEQADCLSDHYASADYRRHLIRTEVARGLTSFKAD, encoded by the coding sequence ATGATCCCGGCCTCGTTCGATTATGTCCGCGCCACCTCGCTCGATCAGGTCATCGGCCTGCTGCAGGGCGATCCCGATGGCATCAAGCTCGTCGCGGGCGGTCACTCTCTGATCCCAACGTTGAAACTGCGGCTGGCATCGCCGGCGCTGCTGGTCGACATCCGCGGCCTCGACGATCTCAGGTGCATCACGATTGGCGAGCAGATCCGGATCGGTGCGCTGACCACCCATGCGGAGCTTCTGGCATCCACGCCGCTGCGCGAGGTGCTGCCGATTTTCCATCAGGCCGGAAGCCTGATCGCCGATCCGCAGGTGCGCAACCGTGGCACCATCGGCGGATCGCTCGCGAATGCCGACCCGGCCGCCGACTGGCCCGCCGTCGTAATTGCGCTCAATGCCGAGATCGAGCTCGCCGGCCCGCAAGGACGACGGCGGGTGGCCGCGCGTGATTTTTTCGTCGACATCATGACCACCGCACTCGCGCTGGACGAGATCCTGGTCGCCGTTCACATCACCCGGCCGCGGCCCGACACGCAATTCCGCTATCGCAAGATCCGCCATCCAGCGAGCGGCTATGCCGTCGTCGGCGTCGCCTTCGCCTTGGGTTTAACCGATAACACCGTGTCCGACGCGGCCATCGGCATCACCGGTGCGACAGGCCACGCCTTCGCGGCCGAAGCGGCCGCGAAGGCCGTGATCGGACAACCGCTCACCGCAGAGACAATCGAAGCGGCCGCGAAACTCGCCGGCGAACAGGCCGACTGCCTGTCCGACCATTATGCATCGGCAGACTATCGCAGGCATCTCATCAGAACCGAAGTGGCGCGCGGACTTACATCGTTCAAAGCGGATTGA
- a CDS encoding CoA transferase: MAGPLSGIRVVDFARVLAGPLCARTLQDLGAEVIKVEPPSPDVSRFAFPSTDGMSGYYAQQNAGKRNVSINLNIPGAYELALKLCDTADIVVENFRAGTLGFFGLDYETLSKRNPRLIYASITGYGQGGPWRSRMAYAPTVQAEAGFTENSVRHYGEVLTEPRTDSLSHADVYAGLQAVIAILAALHSREKTGQGQYIDVAMAATLLAVNERAHVDLSDDDIGAEPAVLGATDCSFFTGPNGEHFTVATSIVGSRTFPSWLRAMRRVDLMDDPRFSSATGRRLNFGALHAIIQSWILTFPDMARLDAQFDEAKIAMGEIRSIKQLTKSDWSDYWGAVQLVPDRSGGEYRLPGRPWHFSKDELTPIGTPAFQGEHNQEVFRELGLSEADLQKLSDAGALVTHRRALAPEVTAKPSTESGQAA; the protein is encoded by the coding sequence ATGGCCGGACCTCTGAGTGGAATTCGTGTCGTCGACTTTGCCCGTGTTCTCGCCGGCCCGTTGTGTGCCCGCACCTTGCAGGACCTCGGCGCCGAGGTCATCAAGGTGGAGCCGCCCAGCCCCGACGTCTCGCGCTTTGCGTTCCCGTCGACCGACGGCATGTCCGGCTATTATGCCCAGCAGAATGCCGGCAAACGCAATGTCAGCATCAACCTGAACATCCCCGGCGCCTACGAGCTTGCGCTCAAGCTGTGCGACACCGCCGATATCGTGGTGGAGAATTTCCGCGCCGGCACGCTGGGCTTCTTCGGCCTCGACTATGAGACCCTGTCAAAACGCAATCCGCGGCTGATCTATGCCTCGATCACGGGTTATGGCCAGGGTGGTCCCTGGCGCAGCCGGATGGCGTATGCGCCAACGGTGCAGGCCGAAGCGGGCTTCACCGAAAACAGCGTGCGCCATTACGGCGAAGTTCTGACCGAGCCGCGCACCGACAGCCTGTCGCATGCGGACGTCTATGCCGGGCTGCAGGCGGTGATCGCGATTCTGGCGGCCTTGCACAGCCGCGAGAAGACCGGGCAGGGCCAGTATATCGACGTCGCGATGGCGGCGACCCTGCTCGCCGTCAATGAGCGGGCCCATGTCGATCTCTCCGACGATGACATCGGCGCGGAGCCGGCCGTACTCGGCGCGACCGACTGTTCGTTTTTCACTGGCCCCAATGGCGAGCACTTCACCGTGGCCACCAGCATTGTCGGCAGCCGTACGTTTCCGTCCTGGCTGCGCGCGATGCGGCGTGTCGACCTGATGGACGATCCGCGGTTTTCCAGTGCGACGGGCCGCCGGCTGAACTTCGGCGCGCTGCATGCGATCATCCAGTCCTGGATCCTGACCTTCCCGGATATGGCGAGGCTCGACGCGCAGTTCGACGAGGCGAAAATCGCCATGGGTGAGATCCGCTCCATCAAGCAACTCACCAAATCCGACTGGAGCGATTACTGGGGCGCGGTGCAACTGGTGCCGGACCGCAGCGGTGGCGAGTACCGTCTGCCTGGCCGCCCCTGGCACTTCTCCAAGGACGAACTGACGCCGATCGGCACGCCGGCCTTCCAGGGCGAACACAACCAGGAGGTGTTTCGTGAGCTCGGTCTTAGCGAAGCGGACTTGCAGAAACTCAGTGACGCCGGCGCGCTGGTGACGCACCGACGGGCGCTGGCGCCTGAGGTGACAGCAAAGCCATCGACGGAGTCCGGTCAGGCCGCGTGA